One Ignavibacterium album JCM 16511 genomic region harbors:
- a CDS encoding penicillin acylase family protein, with product MPKWLKIITGIFSSLVLIAIFAGIFFYNMLSSSLPKYEGTIQSNKLISDIEIYRDSFAIPYIIADTDEDVAFALGYLHAEERLFIMDLIRRAGEGRLAEILGEKALPFDKMFRTVGIKRTILENYDNYDPQVKKILEAYSNGVNLYIEQNRGRYPVEFDVLGYQPEKWKPLHSLIVIRMMAWELNLSWWVDFTYAELIEKFGKDKLLEILPDISEVNLQKIPSSKWIASLAKDFVQTNLAFRNLIGWQGSQVGSNNWVVNSSKSHSGKPIIANDPHLAFSAPGKWYAVVINSKQWKAAGVTLPGVPGIVIGKNENISWALTNLMNDDADYYYEKLDSTRQYYFLDGRWQPFEIIKDTIKIKNQKTEIFEIRKTHRGPLISEIHPFSFIYNESDKKYSAISMKWLGNLFSDEMLAFLKINKARDFNEFREAVGYFALPGQNFLYADIEGNIGYLMGAKIPVRSQSASTIISDGTTSVNDWKGFVSKDEMEVVFNPSENFFATANNNLFPNFKYHLSNLWEPSSRIDRINFLLRQKEEHSVKDFQNYQMDQTSEYAKQVVPYILSAFKDVKVKDKNLYESLELLENWDFEMSPFNQVTSIYQVFLKYLLRNIYLDEMGEDLFNKFLFIANVPYRSLLKVLQSDATWFDNITTTQIENKNFIIRKSLSDALTFLEKNYGKDLSSWQWGRIHRVTFKHPFSGVFNPLDRFINIGPYEIGGDGTTIFNTEYPFAKSIDEFSAFRHEEFENVLGPSMRLIFDFAKPDELYLILTTGQSGNLFSKHYSDMSDKWLEGKFLKILTDKNSIRSNDKKLLRIIRAN from the coding sequence ATGCCAAAGTGGTTAAAAATTATAACCGGAATATTTTCCTCGCTTGTGTTAATCGCAATCTTTGCAGGAATATTTTTCTACAATATGCTTTCCTCATCTCTTCCAAAGTATGAAGGAACAATTCAGAGTAATAAACTGATTTCAGATATTGAAATTTACAGAGACAGTTTTGCTATTCCTTATATCATTGCAGATACTGATGAAGATGTAGCTTTTGCGTTAGGATATCTTCACGCAGAGGAAAGATTATTTATAATGGATTTGATTCGTCGTGCGGGTGAAGGAAGATTAGCTGAAATTCTTGGTGAAAAAGCTCTGCCTTTTGATAAAATGTTTCGAACAGTTGGAATAAAAAGAACTATTCTTGAAAACTATGATAATTATGATCCTCAGGTTAAGAAAATTCTTGAAGCTTATTCAAACGGAGTAAATCTATATATTGAGCAAAATAGAGGAAGATATCCTGTTGAGTTTGATGTTCTCGGCTATCAACCTGAAAAATGGAAACCGCTTCACAGTTTAATTGTAATAAGAATGATGGCTTGGGAACTGAATCTTAGCTGGTGGGTTGATTTTACTTACGCTGAACTTATTGAAAAGTTCGGTAAAGATAAACTGCTTGAAATTCTTCCCGACATAAGTGAAGTTAATCTTCAGAAAATTCCGTCATCAAAATGGATTGCTTCATTAGCCAAAGATTTTGTTCAAACTAATCTGGCTTTCAGAAATCTGATTGGATGGCAAGGTTCACAGGTTGGTTCGAATAACTGGGTAGTCAATTCAAGCAAATCGCATTCAGGCAAACCAATAATTGCAAACGATCCACATCTTGCATTCAGCGCACCGGGTAAATGGTATGCTGTAGTAATAAATAGCAAACAATGGAAAGCTGCCGGCGTAACATTACCAGGAGTGCCCGGAATCGTAATCGGCAAAAATGAAAACATTAGCTGGGCTCTGACCAATCTTATGAATGATGATGCTGATTATTATTATGAAAAACTTGATTCAACTCGACAATATTATTTTCTTGACGGAAGATGGCAGCCGTTTGAGATAATCAAAGACACAATTAAAATTAAAAATCAGAAAACTGAAATATTTGAAATCAGGAAAACTCACAGAGGACCACTTATATCAGAAATTCATCCATTTTCATTTATCTATAATGAAAGTGATAAAAAATATTCTGCAATTAGTATGAAATGGCTTGGAAATCTGTTCAGCGATGAAATGCTTGCTTTCCTTAAAATTAATAAAGCCAGAGACTTTAACGAATTCAGAGAGGCAGTCGGTTACTTTGCACTTCCGGGACAAAATTTTTTGTATGCAGATATAGAAGGAAACATTGGCTATTTAATGGGCGCAAAGATTCCCGTTAGATCCCAATCGGCATCAACAATAATTAGTGACGGAACTACATCTGTAAATGATTGGAAAGGTTTTGTTTCGAAAGATGAAATGGAAGTTGTGTTTAATCCTTCGGAAAACTTTTTTGCTACTGCAAATAATAATCTGTTCCCGAATTTCAAATATCATCTTTCGAATTTATGGGAACCTTCATCTAGAATTGACAGAATAAATTTTCTTCTCAGGCAAAAAGAAGAACACTCTGTTAAAGATTTTCAGAATTATCAGATGGATCAAACATCGGAATATGCAAAGCAGGTTGTTCCATATATTCTTAGTGCTTTCAAAGATGTAAAAGTTAAAGATAAAAATCTTTATGAGTCTCTTGAGTTACTTGAAAATTGGGATTTTGAAATGAGCCCTTTCAATCAGGTTACAAGCATCTACCAGGTATTTCTTAAATATCTTTTACGAAATATTTATCTCGATGAAATGGGAGAAGATTTGTTCAACAAATTTTTATTTATCGCAAATGTACCTTATCGAAGTTTGTTAAAAGTACTTCAATCAGATGCAACCTGGTTTGATAATATTACTACAACTCAGATAGAGAACAAAAATTTTATCATAAGAAAATCTTTATCAGATGCCCTGACATTTCTTGAAAAAAATTATGGAAAAGATTTGAGTAGCTGGCAATGGGGCAGAATTCATAGAGTCACTTTTAAACATCCATTCAGTGGTGTATTTAACCCGCTTGACAGATTTATCAATATTGGTCCATATGAAATTGGTGGTGATGGTACAACAATTTTTAATACTGAATATCCATTTGCAAAAAGTATTGATGAGTTTTCGGCTTTCAGACACGAAGAATTTGAAAATGTTTTGGGTCCATCGATGAGATTAATTTTCGACTTTGCAAAACCTGATGAATTATATCTTATACTTACTACAGGTCAGTCAGGTAATTTATTTAGTAAGCATTATTCTGATATGAGTGATAAATGGCTCGAAGGAAAATTTCTGAAAATCCTGACCGATAAGAATTCAATAAGAAGCAATGATAAAAAACTGTTAAGAATAATCAGAGCAAATTAA
- a CDS encoding FtsB family cell division protein: MSNFFTDNKFRFLLLLAIVFFATLYLLFNSYGVIKYVRLKSELNELNKKIEQLEKENKNLESEIDSIKKGYPSKIEKIAREKYDMIKPNEKKIEFEEED, translated from the coding sequence ATGAGCAACTTTTTTACAGATAACAAATTCAGATTTTTGCTTTTACTTGCAATAGTTTTTTTTGCCACATTGTATTTGCTGTTCAATAGCTATGGAGTCATAAAGTATGTCCGGCTGAAAAGTGAGCTTAATGAACTTAACAAAAAAATTGAGCAGCTTGAAAAGGAAAACAAAAATCTTGAATCTGAAATTGATTCAATCAAAAAAGGCTATCCATCCAAGATCGAAAAGATCGCCCGTGAAAAGTATGATATGATTAAACCTAATGAAAAGAAAATTGAATTTGAAGAAGAAGACTAA
- a CDS encoding Gfo/Idh/MocA family protein, with translation MVTELIKTKKLKWGVVGLGRFVENSFLPAIKSVRKSIVVSLCSRDLNRAKELSQKFGVPNYFNNFDEFLKSDIDVVYVASANAFHYEQVIRAANAGKHIFCEKPLALNSQQAEEMVEAAKKNNVQFAVNYVHHFHPLVLKAKELLKDQKLGKLVSVQVNFNIDFPPDNNFRFKKELSGGGALRDIGTHMIDLLRFFGGEILEIDGVVDNLVYQSEVDDFASAIVKFEKGGYGYFNVSYNTRKAFNRIDILCHKGAIEIENLIGRKLIGPKLSILFEGEARKSFRRRGNKMVFVLKSIQKSFMRNEKPLVTGEDGLINLKIMEELERKCQLKNK, from the coding sequence ATGGTTACTGAGTTAATAAAAACAAAAAAATTGAAATGGGGTGTTGTGGGACTTGGAAGATTTGTCGAGAATTCTTTCCTTCCTGCAATCAAGTCTGTTCGGAAAAGTATAGTCGTTTCACTTTGCAGTCGTGACTTAAATCGTGCAAAAGAGTTATCACAAAAATTCGGTGTTCCAAATTACTTTAACAATTTTGATGAATTCCTGAAATCAGATATTGATGTTGTTTATGTTGCATCTGCAAATGCTTTCCATTATGAGCAGGTGATAAGAGCAGCCAATGCAGGCAAGCATATCTTTTGTGAAAAACCTTTAGCACTGAATTCACAACAGGCTGAAGAAATGGTTGAAGCAGCAAAAAAAAATAATGTTCAATTTGCTGTTAATTATGTACATCATTTTCATCCGCTGGTATTAAAAGCAAAAGAACTTCTTAAAGATCAAAAACTCGGGAAGCTTGTGTCTGTTCAGGTGAACTTCAATATTGATTTTCCGCCTGATAATAATTTCAGATTCAAAAAAGAGTTGAGCGGCGGCGGAGCTTTGCGCGATATTGGTACTCACATGATTGACCTGCTTAGATTTTTCGGCGGTGAAATCCTCGAAATTGACGGAGTTGTTGATAATCTTGTCTATCAAAGTGAAGTTGATGATTTTGCTTCTGCAATAGTAAAATTTGAAAAAGGTGGTTACGGATATTTCAATGTTTCTTATAACACCAGAAAAGCTTTCAACAGAATTGATATACTTTGTCATAAAGGTGCAATTGAAATTGAAAATCTGATCGGTAGAAAACTAATCGGACCGAAGCTTTCCATTCTGTTTGAAGGTGAAGCAAGAAAAAGTTTCAGGCGAAGAGGAAACAAAATGGTTTTTGTTCTGAAATCAATTCAGAAATCTTTTATGAGAAACGAAAAACCATTGGTTACAGGAGAAGATGGTCTTATCAATCTGAAGATAATGGAAGAGCTTGAACGGAAATGTCAGTTAAAGAACAAATAG
- a CDS encoding methylenetetrahydrofolate reductase — protein sequence MKVIEHLSNARNPLISFEIIPPKRGGDISSILSLLDDLVKYHPPFIDITSHAAEVYYDETPQGIKKIIKRKRPGTLGICALIQNKYNIDAVPHVLTKGFTREETEDFLIELNYLGIQNVLAIRGDDSGYNKPIPQGRSANQYAVDLVKQIMDMNRGKYLEDSLLDAKATNFCVGVSGYPEKHFEAPNLKSDIKFMKEKIDAGAEYIVTQMFYDNKHYFNFVELAREMGVTAPIIPGLKILTSKVQLNTIPKNFYINIPEALSDEVLAAKPEHVIDIGVEWAAKQVEELLNKNVPAVHFYIMQNSKPIIKLMEKIKL from the coding sequence ATGAAAGTAATAGAACATTTATCCAATGCAAGAAATCCATTAATAAGTTTTGAAATAATTCCGCCTAAAAGAGGAGGAGATATTAGCAGTATTCTTTCTCTGCTTGATGATCTTGTTAAGTATCATCCTCCGTTTATTGATATTACAAGCCACGCTGCAGAAGTTTACTACGATGAAACTCCACAAGGAATTAAAAAAATAATCAAGAGAAAAAGACCCGGAACACTTGGTATCTGTGCATTGATTCAGAATAAGTATAACATTGATGCCGTTCCTCATGTACTTACGAAAGGATTTACAAGAGAAGAAACGGAAGATTTTCTAATAGAATTGAATTATCTTGGTATTCAGAATGTACTTGCAATAAGAGGAGATGACAGCGGATATAATAAACCAATTCCACAAGGACGAAGTGCAAATCAATATGCAGTTGATCTTGTAAAACAGATTATGGATATGAATCGCGGGAAGTATCTTGAAGATAGTTTGCTCGATGCAAAGGCGACTAACTTTTGTGTTGGAGTAAGTGGTTATCCTGAAAAACATTTTGAAGCTCCTAATCTCAAATCAGATATTAAGTTCATGAAGGAAAAAATTGACGCTGGTGCTGAGTACATAGTGACACAAATGTTCTATGACAATAAACATTATTTTAATTTTGTTGAGCTTGCAAGAGAAATGGGAGTAACTGCACCAATCATTCCCGGGTTAAAAATTCTGACATCAAAAGTTCAGTTAAATACCATTCCGAAGAATTTTTATATCAATATTCCCGAAGCATTATCAGACGAAGTCCTTGCGGCAAAACCAGAACATGTAATTGACATCGGTGTTGAGTGGGCAGCAAAACAGGTTGAAGAATTACTTAACAAAAATGTTCCCGCAGTGCATTTTTATATTATGCAGAATTCAAAACCAATTATTAAACTGATGGAGAAAATAAAACTTTAG
- a CDS encoding class II aldolase/adducin family protein, with amino-acid sequence MSVKEQIVKVCHLVYQNKFVAAYDGNISARTENNSLYITRSGICKGDVTIDDIIETDYNGNIISGKGKISTENKLHLYIYKNRKDVNAVVHCHPVYATALGLVEENFLEHYFPEVLLTLGKIPVCKYATPSTKEVTDSINDFITDSNAFILQNHGAVTVGSCVMDAYYKMEKLEHAAETIFVAKAIGNPRKLTKKNIRDLLSISESTYGIKLDINKLL; translated from the coding sequence ATGTCAGTTAAAGAACAAATAGTTAAAGTTTGTCATCTCGTTTATCAGAATAAATTTGTTGCCGCTTATGACGGAAATATTTCTGCAAGAACAGAAAATAATTCCTTGTACATAACCCGCTCTGGAATTTGTAAAGGAGATGTTACTATTGATGATATTATTGAAACCGATTATAATGGCAATATAATCAGTGGCAAAGGAAAGATTTCTACCGAGAACAAACTTCATCTTTATATTTATAAAAACAGAAAAGATGTTAATGCAGTTGTTCACTGTCATCCTGTTTATGCAACTGCTTTAGGTTTAGTGGAAGAAAATTTTCTTGAGCATTACTTTCCTGAGGTGCTCTTAACATTAGGAAAAATTCCGGTTTGTAAATATGCGACTCCTTCCACAAAAGAAGTAACAGATTCAATCAATGATTTTATTACTGATTCGAATGCATTTATACTTCAGAATCATGGCGCAGTAACAGTTGGAAGTTGTGTGATGGATGCTTATTACAAAATGGAAAAACTCGAGCACGCTGCAGAAACAATCTTCGTTGCAAAAGCGATTGGTAATCCCAGAAAACTTACTAAAAAAAATATAAGAGACTTGCTCTCAATTTCTGAAAGTACTTATGGAATTAAGTTAGATATAAACAAATTGCTGTAA
- a CDS encoding replication-associated recombination protein A has protein sequence MDKSKIPSVPLAERIRPKTMSDFVGQSHLLGEGKPIRLMIENDTLSSFILWGPPGSGKTTIARIIANQTQSEFFSLNAVSSGVKDVRHVIELAEQNKKIGKRTILFIDEIHRFNKAQQDALLHSIESGLLILIGATTENPSFEVIPALRSRARVFVLNELSKDDLLKIIDYALEKDELLSSLNIKSIDREFLIYLSGGDARILLNILEASSIQEMNKGEIILTKEIFENVVQRKNIIYDKAGEEHYNVISAFIKSIRGSDPDAALYWLARMIEGGEDPLFIARRLVILASEDIGNASPNALVLAEAAFSAVDKIGMPEARIILAQCVTYLASAPKSNASYLGIEKALEEVRKNPVAQVPLHLRNAPTKLMKEFGYGSEYKYAHDYQDHFVEENYLPDELVGKQFYLPTEQGQEKKIKEWLKSLWKKKKKY, from the coding sequence ATGGATAAATCAAAAATACCTTCAGTACCACTTGCCGAAAGAATAAGACCAAAAACTATGTCAGATTTTGTTGGACAATCTCATCTGCTTGGTGAAGGTAAACCAATCAGATTAATGATTGAAAATGATACTTTGAGCTCATTCATTTTGTGGGGTCCACCGGGAAGTGGTAAGACAACTATCGCAAGAATTATTGCAAATCAAACTCAATCGGAATTCTTCAGCCTGAATGCTGTTTCGAGCGGAGTAAAGGATGTGCGTCATGTAATTGAACTTGCTGAACAGAATAAAAAAATCGGTAAACGAACAATTCTCTTTATCGATGAAATTCATCGTTTTAATAAAGCACAACAGGATGCGTTGCTTCATTCCATTGAATCAGGTTTGCTTATACTTATCGGTGCTACCACTGAAAATCCATCATTTGAAGTTATCCCAGCTCTTCGTTCGAGAGCGAGAGTTTTTGTACTGAATGAATTATCAAAAGATGATTTGCTGAAAATTATTGATTATGCTTTGGAAAAAGATGAATTGCTTTCATCACTAAATATCAAATCAATTGACAGAGAATTTCTTATCTATCTTTCTGGTGGTGATGCACGAATATTACTTAATATTCTTGAAGCATCCTCAATTCAGGAAATGAACAAAGGAGAAATAATCCTAACGAAAGAAATTTTTGAGAATGTAGTCCAGCGAAAAAATATCATTTATGATAAAGCTGGTGAAGAACATTATAATGTTATCTCCGCTTTCATAAAAAGCATCAGAGGCAGTGACCCGGATGCTGCACTTTATTGGTTGGCGAGAATGATTGAAGGTGGAGAAGATCCTCTGTTTATTGCAAGAAGATTAGTTATTCTTGCATCAGAAGATATTGGTAATGCATCACCGAATGCATTGGTACTTGCAGAAGCAGCATTTAGCGCTGTTGATAAAATTGGAATGCCTGAAGCAAGAATCATTCTAGCTCAGTGTGTTACTTATCTTGCATCAGCTCCGAAAAGTAATGCTTCTTACCTTGGAATAGAAAAAGCGCTTGAAGAGGTAAGAAAAAATCCTGTTGCTCAGGTTCCTTTACATTTAAGAAATGCTCCGACAAAACTGATGAAAGAATTTGGTTACGGTTCTGAGTATAAATATGCACACGATTATCAAGACCATTTCGTTGAAGAAAATTATCTGCCTGATGAATTAGTCGGAAAGCAATTCTATCTTCCGACAGAACAAGGTCAGGAAAAGAAAATCAAAGAGTGGTTAAAATCATTGTGGAAAAAGAAAAAGAAGTACTAA
- a CDS encoding GumC family protein, translating into MTEINQEKKTVFSDYLFILFRWKKFILINTFLILILFTIIAFIIPKQYKASATIMIPPDNQNAFGGLSSLLGGKTSLSAMGSRIFGLSSTSEDVLLGILNSRTALAKVITRFDLMKYYDINDNNFDKVLKEFKADYSADPNEYGMIDITVINKDPKIAADIANYFAFLVDSLNIVYTTERAKNNRLFVEQRYLKNIEDLRTAEDSLYKFQKKYGIVAVPEQLEVTIKAAAEIETQLNRKEIEAFFIKQQFGEDSPQYMLVKQELNLLKKKVQELKNSNELATTSNVLFPFKTMPDIAIQYLRVYRDVQIQQSILEFVLPMYEQSKVEEQKSTPTVMVIDKAIPPELKFSPKRSVIILGPTLLFFLFLIPMVFWLERNISLSEFNNPLQQKFKIWAEKTRKFYKIKP; encoded by the coding sequence ATGACTGAAATTAACCAAGAGAAGAAAACTGTATTTTCTGATTATCTTTTTATACTCTTCAGATGGAAGAAATTCATACTTATCAATACTTTCTTGATCCTAATCTTATTCACTATAATTGCTTTCATAATTCCGAAACAGTACAAGGCATCTGCAACAATAATGATACCTCCGGACAATCAAAATGCTTTTGGTGGGCTATCAAGTTTGTTAGGCGGTAAGACCTCACTTTCGGCAATGGGTTCAAGAATTTTTGGATTATCAAGTACATCAGAAGATGTACTACTAGGGATTCTAAACAGTAGAACTGCTTTAGCAAAAGTTATTACTAGATTTGATTTGATGAAATATTATGATATCAATGATAATAACTTCGATAAAGTACTTAAAGAATTTAAAGCTGATTATTCAGCTGATCCGAATGAATATGGAATGATTGATATTACAGTTATTAATAAAGACCCCAAAATTGCAGCAGATATCGCAAATTATTTTGCATTTCTGGTGGATAGTTTGAATATTGTTTATACAACTGAAAGAGCCAAAAATAATAGGCTATTTGTTGAGCAAAGATATTTGAAAAATATTGAAGATTTGCGGACGGCGGAGGATTCGCTTTATAAATTCCAAAAAAAATATGGAATTGTAGCAGTTCCTGAACAACTTGAGGTTACAATAAAGGCAGCGGCAGAAATTGAGACACAATTAAATCGAAAAGAAATTGAGGCGTTCTTTATTAAACAGCAATTTGGTGAAGATTCGCCCCAATATATGTTGGTTAAACAGGAGTTAAACTTATTAAAGAAAAAAGTTCAAGAATTAAAAAATTCCAATGAATTAGCAACAACTTCCAATGTTCTTTTTCCTTTTAAGACAATGCCAGATATAGCAATACAATACCTGAGGGTTTATAGAGATGTCCAAATTCAACAATCAATTTTAGAATTTGTTCTTCCAATGTATGAGCAATCCAAAGTCGAAGAACAGAAAAGCACTCCAACGGTAATGGTAATTGATAAAGCAATACCACCAGAATTGAAGTTTAGTCCCAAAAGGTCTGTAATAATTCTCGGGCCTACTTTGCTATTTTTTCTGTTCTTAATTCCAATGGTGTTTTGGTTGGAAAGAAATATTTCTTTGTCTGAATTTAATAATCCATTGCAACAAAAATTCAAGATTTGGGCGGAGAAGACAAGAAAGTTTTATAAAATAAAACCCTAG
- the dprA gene encoding DNA-processing protein DprA, producing the protein MGKLSFDQLVDLFLLLSVERIGPAKIRTLLSKFRNLHNILNASINELQEVEGISKELSSRIKKISSHRNEMKSFVEDELAKLKKLGGRIVTVWDEDYPPLLKKIYDPPLMLYVKGAFDERDNYSIAVVGTRSPTNYGKLQTERIVSDLAAQGITIVSGLARGIDSIAHKTALKNNSRTIAIIGSGLDVIYPPENKKLFDEISERGVIISEFNLGTKPDAVNFPKRNRIISGISLGTLVVETGINGGAMQTARLALDQNREVFAVPGNLGIRQSEGTNLLIQRGEAELIISAEDILTELELKLKPVIGKNIPKPEKDLNMFEEKIYNSLTNEPLHIDKISELTNLSTSDCLVHLLSLEFKGLVKQLPGKVFGLI; encoded by the coding sequence TTGGGTAAACTTTCTTTTGATCAATTAGTTGATTTGTTTCTGCTTCTTTCAGTAGAACGAATTGGTCCCGCCAAAATCAGAACCCTTCTTTCAAAGTTCAGAAATCTTCATAATATTCTTAATGCATCAATAAACGAATTGCAGGAAGTAGAAGGAATTAGTAAAGAATTAAGTTCAAGAATAAAAAAGATTTCTTCACACAGAAATGAAATGAAATCTTTTGTTGAAGATGAGCTTGCAAAACTCAAAAAGCTTGGTGGAAGAATAGTTACTGTCTGGGATGAAGATTATCCACCATTGCTTAAAAAAATTTATGATCCGCCCCTAATGCTTTATGTTAAAGGCGCATTTGATGAAAGAGATAACTATTCAATTGCCGTAGTTGGAACAAGATCGCCAACCAATTACGGAAAACTTCAAACAGAAAGAATAGTTTCTGATTTAGCTGCACAAGGAATAACTATTGTAAGCGGACTTGCCCGAGGAATTGATTCTATTGCTCATAAAACTGCCTTGAAAAATAACAGCAGGACAATTGCAATAATCGGTTCCGGTTTAGATGTGATTTATCCACCTGAGAATAAAAAGTTGTTTGATGAAATTTCAGAAAGAGGAGTAATAATTTCCGAATTTAATCTTGGGACAAAACCTGATGCAGTAAACTTTCCTAAAAGAAACAGAATAATCTCCGGGATTTCACTCGGAACTTTGGTTGTAGAAACAGGAATTAATGGTGGTGCGATGCAAACTGCAAGGTTAGCACTTGACCAAAATCGTGAGGTATTTGCTGTTCCCGGAAATCTTGGAATCAGACAATCAGAAGGAACGAATCTTCTTATTCAAAGAGGTGAAGCTGAGTTGATTATTTCTGCTGAGGATATTCTAACTGAATTAGAATTGAAATTAAAACCTGTAATTGGTAAGAATATTCCGAAACCAGAAAAAGATTTGAATATGTTTGAAGAAAAAATTTATAACTCATTAACAAACGAGCCACTTCATATAGACAAAATATCAGAACTGACAAATCTTTCAACATCAGATTGTCTTGTCCATCTGCTTTCGCTGGAGTTTAAAGGATTGGTGAAGCAATTGCCAGGTAAAGTTTTCGGATTGATATAA
- a CDS encoding D-alanine--D-alanine ligase family protein gives MQSNLRIILLVGGTSTERYISKLSSKSIYNALNTLGHEVILLDPAYGDNQPTEPEKFFDEKDFAEISNSNYIKCFNRKEFDSADLVFIGLHGKWGEDGTVQAILDLKGVKYTGSKTLASAVTMDKILSKILFDKFNIPTPRWFSFNNCEMSSEEISDKIEKELSYPAIIKPNDQGSTVGLSICRNKNDVKLALSVAKDYSEKILVEEFIPGRELTVGVLGEDALPVLEIKPKHEIYDYECKYTSGMSEYIVPADIPENIAKELQRASLIAFKELECEGYARIDFRLSPENKFYLLEINTLPGMTSLSLVPKMAKAVGMSFEQLIERIIELSL, from the coding sequence ATGCAATCAAATCTTAGAATAATACTGCTCGTAGGCGGAACATCAACTGAAAGATATATTTCGAAGCTTTCATCAAAGTCAATTTATAATGCGCTTAATACCTTGGGACACGAAGTTATTTTGCTTGACCCTGCTTATGGTGATAATCAACCAACTGAACCTGAAAAGTTTTTTGATGAGAAAGATTTTGCTGAAATATCAAACTCTAACTATATCAAATGTTTTAACAGAAAGGAATTTGATTCAGCTGATTTAGTATTTATCGGGTTGCATGGTAAATGGGGTGAAGATGGAACTGTTCAGGCAATACTTGATCTGAAAGGTGTTAAGTACACCGGCTCTAAAACTTTGGCAAGCGCTGTTACGATGGATAAAATTCTCTCGAAAATTTTATTTGATAAATTTAATATTCCTACACCCAGATGGTTTTCATTCAACAACTGTGAAATGTCCTCTGAGGAAATTTCCGATAAGATAGAAAAAGAGCTGAGCTATCCGGCAATCATCAAACCAAATGATCAGGGTTCAACAGTAGGATTATCTATCTGCAGGAATAAAAATGATGTTAAGCTGGCACTTTCAGTTGCCAAGGATTATTCTGAAAAAATTCTTGTTGAGGAATTTATTCCCGGAAGAGAACTTACTGTTGGAGTACTTGGTGAAGATGCTTTACCTGTTCTCGAAATTAAACCAAAGCATGAGATTTATGATTATGAATGTAAATACACTTCCGGAATGAGTGAATATATTGTTCCTGCAGATATTCCTGAAAACATTGCTAAAGAATTACAGAGAGCTTCGCTTATTGCTTTCAAAGAACTTGAGTGTGAAGGTTACGCAAGAATTGATTTCCGGCTTTCACCGGAAAATAAATTCTATCTTCTGGAAATTAATACGCTACCGGGAATGACTTCCTTAAGTCTCGTTCCTAAAATGGCAAAAGCTGTTGGAATGTCTTTCGAACAGTTGATTGAAAGAATAATTGAACTGAGTTTATGA